The nucleotide sequence ACTTAGTCATTCAAGCTATTCTGCTTGATCTGATACTCTGCCTTGAAGGCTTTGTAGCTCAGCCGGTCTGCGGAGACTTCCGTTAAAGGATTGACTTCCTGCATGGAGGACAAGCAGCGCTCTGTCAGCTGAATATATTCCTGCGTTCCCTTGCTTTTCCAGGCGATTTCTTTAGCTTCCAAAGGACGGATAACCCGCGCTGGACTACCGAGCACCAATGAATTTTCCGGGATCTGAGCTTTGGCTTTAACCGTGCTATTGGCACCGATAATGGTATTTTCACCAATCTCGGCTTCATCCAGAATCACGCTGTTCATGCCGACCAATACATTTTTACGAATGATACAGCCATGTAAAATCGCGCCGTGTCCGATATGACCATATTCTTCGACCAGCGTGACATTGCCGGGAAAGCCATGAATGGTACAG is from Acinetobacter lwoffii and encodes:
- a CDS encoding DapH/DapD/GlmU-related protein, producing MPCYAIDGVIPVVSPRAYVHPQAVLIGDVVIEEGVYIGPFATLRADFGGIHIQKNANVQDSCTIHGFPGNVTLVEEYGHIGHGAILHGCIIRKNVLVGMNSVILDEAEIGENTIIGANSTVKAKAQIPENSLVLGSPARVIRPLEAKEIAWKSKGTQEYIQLTERCLSSMQEVNPLTEVSADRLSYKAFKAEYQIKQNSLND